AACGAACGACATCGAGATACTGGTTGAACAGCACCACATTGTTCACATCGTTGATTTCCATGCCAACACCCTGAAGGCTCTTAATCTGGTCGACAATGCCGTTTGCAATCTCTCGACGATAGTTGGCCTGACCTTCACCCTGCAACCTGGTACGCTCGGCCTCTGCAGCGGCCTGGGTTTCAATCTGAATCTGCTGAGCCTGTGCGCGTTCACGTGTCGCTTCCTTTTCACGCTGTGCGGCGTTGATGGAATCCATCGCGTTCTTGACCTGCTGGGAAGGATCGATTGCCGTAACCAAGGTCTTGATGACGGAGAAACCGAACTTGGACATTTCCTGACCAACGGTCTTCTGCACGTCGGATGCGACATCATCCTTGCGAGCAAAGGCATCATCGAGCTTCAGTCCAGGGATTGCGCTTCGCAGTGCATCCTCGATGTATGATCTGAGCTGGCCTGCGGGGTCGCGCAGCTCATAGTATGCGGTGGCAACGTTCTCTGGATTGACGCGGAACTGCGTGGACACCACCACGGTGACGAAGACGTTGTCAAGCGTCTTGGTTTCAAGCTTGACGCTGAGCTGGTTGACGCGCATGTTGGTCTTCATGGAAATGCGGTCGACAATCGGAATCTTGGCGTGCAGGCCCGCATACGTGACCTTCTTGAACTTGCCTAAACGCTCGACGATGTAAGCCTGCTGCTGCGGCACCACATACAGGGCACCAAACAGAAGCAGGGCAATAAGCACCAGCACGATAATTACGGTTATGAGGCTACCAGTCATCTTTTCTCCAGATTTGTATGAGTTTCAATGATGTCAATATCGTTATGAATATTGACTTTCTCCCTTGTCCAAGCATATCAGCATTCGCTGCGCGAGCCTAGAAAAGTTCCATGACAGCGTCCAACCGCTGCCGCTAATGGCTGAATTCACCGAGTGAGATTGCGCCGCTGGAATCACATCACTACAAATGGTTGATAGCGGTTTTCTATGTGAAAGGAGTCGCGCATGGCGACATTAGGCAACACTGGAACAGAAATCTATCCACTCGTTCTAGGAACCAACACCTTCGGATGGACCAGTTCGGAGCAGGATACACGCACGGTTCTGGACGATTTCGTCAGTGCAGGCGGCAATCTTATCGATACGGCAGATGTCTATTCAGCTTGGGCTCCAGGCCATTCCGGTGGTGAATCCGAAATCATTCTCGGACGCTGGCTGGCAACGAGCGGCAAGCGCAGCAAGGTGCTCATCGCAACCAAGGTTTCTCAGCATCCGCAATATTCCGGTCTTTCTGCAAACAATATCGAGGCAGCTGCCGATGAGTCGCTGCTTCGTCTGGGCACCGACGTGATCGATCTCTATTATGCGCATTTCGATGATGAGAAGACACCGCTGGAAGAGACCGTTGCCGCCTTCGACAAGCTCGTCAAGGAAGGCAAGATTCGTAACATCGGCATCTCGAACTATTCGGCGGAACGCGTCGAGGAATGGTTCCGCATTGCACGCGACAACAATCTCACTCTGCCGGTCGCCCTGGAACCTCATTACAATCTGGTGACGAGACGCAACTACGAGGAGCATCTGCTGCCCGTAGCCAAGAAGGAGAATCTGGCCGTGTTCCCCTATTTCGCGCTCGCTGCTGGCTTCCTTACCGGTAAGTATCGCAGTGAAGACGATCTGAAAGGCAAACAGCGCGGAGGCATGGTCAAGGGATACTTCTCCAAGGAAGGACTTGACGTGGTTTCGGCAATGGACGAGATTGCCAAGGCGCACGATGTTGCCATAGCGAGCATCGCACTGGCATGGCTGCGTCATCAGCCTCAGATTGCCGGGCCCATCGCTTCAGCACGCATTCCCGAGCAGCTTACGGCATTGCTGGCATCGACACAGATCGATCTGTCCGCCGACGAGCTTTCGACGCTGGACAAGGTCTCTGCCACCGTTCCTGAGCAGTAGTTTCGACTCGTTGCAGTCCAAACTGTTCGAACGCTGAGCGCTCAAAACTCAGCGCTCAGCACGTTGTTCCCACTGCTCTCTGGTGATTCGTCGGAGTTCTTCATTCCGATAGATGTCACCGGGGAGCATGTCCATATGTATATGTTCCATGATGCACACGTGCTCGAATCCAATCTTGTCTTGAGCACGACCGGATTTGATGTTGTTCACGTCGTGTCTGCACCAGATCGTATGGAGTTTCAGATCCTTGAATCCATGCTCCAATATGGCCCCCGATGCCTGCGGGATCAGCCCTCTCCCCCAGAATGGCTTGCCAATCCAGAACCCCAGCTCCATCGTGTTGCCCACGCTGTCCTGTCCAGCTAGGTCGAGCGCCTCAATGTAGTGCATGACTTGTGGCGGAACTGCTTGCAGGCTTATCGAACCGATGGGCTTGTCGATAAGATCTTCATCCTCTGGATGTTTCAGCACGACGGCATAGCTCTGCGCGTTGCAGAGCACCGTTCGAATAACTGCGGCACTTTCCTCGGCATCTGCATGCGCGCTCCAACCGGCAGAGGGTCCGACATCAGGATCCTGCGCATATCGGTATAACGATGCAGTTTCCGCATCATCATTCGCTCTCCATGCTCTCAGAATCAGGTCTTCGGTCGTCAACTCTCGCATTGAACACTGTGTCTCTCTCATACAGCACAGTGTAGTGCCCTCGCAAACAGTGAACCCCACAAGTAATCGACATGAACGCCTATGCGCCGATTCCTTGCGGGGTTGATTGCTTTCAGAGCGAGATTCTGACAGGCATATTCGTTTGCACGGCCCAGTGCTCAGTCATGTGCTGCCAGATTCGGCTACTTGAAGAGCTGACTGTGTCGCCTGATAAGCACCAGGCTTCCACCAATGAGCAGAACCAGTGCTCCGATTGCCGCTATCAGAGAGACGTTGGCACCGGTCGAGGCCAAGGGCTTCGAAGCGGTCTCACCGCCTGCGTTATTGATTTGCGTTGGAGTCTTCGAAGCGTTCGGCGTTCCACCGTTGCCGGAATTGGTCGGAGCCGGAGTTGGAGCCGAGCCGCCATTCGAACCACTGTTGGAACCGCCATTCGAGCCGCCGTTATCGGACACGTTCTGCACGCTCGGCACCGCAGCGCCAGGAATAACCTTGACGACGTTTCCCTTGCTGTCGAGTTGCACAGTTGAGCTCATCGCAGCGGCGAGATCAAGGTTGTAATACCCCTGCGATTCCGCCTGCAGCGGTTCGTCGGATACCGGCAGAGCGGTCATCGCCAGCACCTCTCGACGCTGAGCACTGCTCAATGTCGGGTAGGTCGTGATCAGCAGGTTTTCCGCACCGGTCGGAACGTTTGCCACACTGGTGGAAGCTGCCTTTTGCAAAGCGCTAACCCCAGTTCCAACCTGGCTGAAACCGTATGTCATTCGGTTTTCATAGACCTTGATTGCAGAAGCGCGGTCTGTCACGGCTTCTTTGGATACCACATCGACGAAATCATTGCTGTATCCGTTCGTGCCGTTTGCTTTGGTAGCGGTGATGCATGCGGCCAGCGTCGAACCTTCGCCGTTTGCTTTGCACTGGGCGGTGAGATAGTTGACCAGCTCAGCGCGTGCAGGCATCAGCTGATCCTTCACGAACTCCGGATCGGACCAACGTGCTGCATTGGCAGCGTCACCATCCATGCGACCTCCAATGATGTCAAGCGGGTAATGCACGCCGAGCACGATGCGGTTGTTGCCCGCTTCGGAGCCTCGTGCAAGGATTTCAGGAGCAAGCTCTGGCAGCAAGGTGGCAAGACCGACCGCACCCGATGTCGCGTATGTGGTATGTCCCGAAGGGAACGAACCAGAGGTCAGCATGCCATTGTAAGATGGATCATGCTCGTTTCCATCGGCGCTTGTCCATACTGGTGCTTTGACGATGGGCACCGATGTTTCAAGCCCGGCGGCAGGATATCCGCCCTTCGTCCGGTCAACGTATGGACGTGGATGGTTGTATGCCTTCTTAGGCTTTGATGTCGATACGTAATCCCCCAAGGTCGATACGCCATAGCCACTTGCATCCGTCTGCATAAACAGCTTGGTAAACAGCGGCAACTGATTCTTCGCAATGCCTTGGTTCAGATAGGTTCCCAGCACTGGTCCGAGAGAGTCAGGCAGTGTCTCGCCCAGCTCGTAATCGGAATCGACCAACGCACGCTGAACCTGCTTCGAAGGAGTCGAAGAGGTTGAACCCTCGGCTGCCTTGTTGTTGATCGCCTGGGTGAGATCGTCATTTTCTTTGAGGATTTGAGCATTCTTT
This Bifidobacterium sp. WK041_4_12 DNA region includes the following protein-coding sequences:
- a CDS encoding SPFH domain-containing protein gives rise to the protein MTGSLITVIIVLVLIALLLFGALYVVPQQQAYIVERLGKFKKVTYAGLHAKIPIVDRISMKTNMRVNQLSVKLETKTLDNVFVTVVVSTQFRVNPENVATAYYELRDPAGQLRSYIEDALRSAIPGLKLDDAFARKDDVASDVQKTVGQEMSKFGFSVIKTLVTAIDPSQQVKNAMDSINAAQREKEATRERAQAQQIQIETQAAAEAERTRLQGEGQANYRREIANGIVDQIKSLQGVGMEINDVNNVVLFNQYLDVVRSLSESPNSKTVVLPASTPGGYNELFNQVTQATLTAEK
- a CDS encoding aldo/keto reductase, with translation MATLGNTGTEIYPLVLGTNTFGWTSSEQDTRTVLDDFVSAGGNLIDTADVYSAWAPGHSGGESEIILGRWLATSGKRSKVLIATKVSQHPQYSGLSANNIEAAADESLLRLGTDVIDLYYAHFDDEKTPLEETVAAFDKLVKEGKIRNIGISNYSAERVEEWFRIARDNNLTLPVALEPHYNLVTRRNYEEHLLPVAKKENLAVFPYFALAAGFLTGKYRSEDDLKGKQRGGMVKGYFSKEGLDVVSAMDEIAKAHDVAIASIALAWLRHQPQIAGPIASARIPEQLTALLASTQIDLSADELSTLDKVSATVPEQ
- a CDS encoding GNAT family N-acetyltransferase, which gives rise to MTTEDLILRAWRANDDAETASLYRYAQDPDVGPSAGWSAHADAEESAAVIRTVLCNAQSYAVVLKHPEDEDLIDKPIGSISLQAVPPQVMHYIEALDLAGQDSVGNTMELGFWIGKPFWGRGLIPQASGAILEHGFKDLKLHTIWCRHDVNNIKSGRAQDKIGFEHVCIMEHIHMDMLPGDIYRNEELRRITREQWEQRAER
- a CDS encoding esterase-like activity of phytase family protein, encoding MVYKQRHMRASRWLLAAVAVATCVTATNLAAVMAPTASAAEATNVQATAQDACSAHIGLSGYSDALDGVQADGVEVGGLSSLAWDQTSGSYVSSLDNNGKTSARIWFIGGNLASPKITGSPIILKHADGTPYDGTNSDNEGLAVLPDGNFMVSSETEPSIRIYNRQGIQQQELAVPSRFDVAPAGEATDNLTLEGVSVSPAGHEVIASMEGSLSGDGVQGTSLIRRFLVYRDDQAGAAGQWKLTKQVAFNVADGAKGVSDIALLSDDSALVLQRSYNKTTGNDIILSKISAITTASDVSNVANLSSAPASDFVPATTLGDLVNCSTLNAPLKPGAVQKNPLMDNYEGLAITKQSGNIANVSLISDNNFNPTQTTRVLNLNVDTAVYESDTNQPDLMSILSGFSSLWQASNPFDSKNPSTFGVGVVKNAQILKENDDLTQAINNKAAEGSTSSTPSKQVQRALVDSDYELGETLPDSLGPVLGTYLNQGIAKNQLPLFTKLFMQTDASGYGVSTLGDYVSTSKPKKAYNHPRPYVDRTKGGYPAAGLETSVPIVKAPVWTSADGNEHDPSYNGMLTSGSFPSGHTTYATSGAVGLATLLPELAPEILARGSEAGNNRIVLGVHYPLDIIGGRMDGDAANAARWSDPEFVKDQLMPARAELVNYLTAQCKANGEGSTLAACITATKANGTNGYSNDFVDVVSKEAVTDRASAIKVYENRMTYGFSQVGTGVSALQKAASTSVANVPTGAENLLITTYPTLSSAQRREVLAMTALPVSDEPLQAESQGYYNLDLAAAMSSTVQLDSKGNVVKVIPGAAVPSVQNVSDNGGSNGGSNSGSNGGSAPTPAPTNSGNGGTPNASKTPTQINNAGGETASKPLASTGANVSLIAAIGALVLLIGGSLVLIRRHSQLFK